The genomic segment CCAACGCTTGTAAACCTAAACGATAACTGTCTACACCAAAACCACAAATTTGCCCAATGGCAACAGCGGCAATATAAGAATGATGACGAAACTCCTCCCGGCGGTGAATGTTACTTAAGTGCACTTCTACCACTGGGAGGTTAACTGCAGCCAAGGCGTCTCTCAATGCCACACTAGTATGGGTATAGCCTCCCGGATTAATAACAATCCCGTGATGGGTGCCTAAGGC from the Geminocystis sp. M7585_C2015_104 genome contains:
- the aroQ gene encoding type II 3-dehydroquinate dehydratase — its product is MGRFSILVLHGPNLNLLGKRETSIYGYTSLSAINDILQEDAARLGVDITCLQSNHEGVLIDYIHQALGTHHGIVINPGGYTHTSVALRDALAAVNLPVVEVHLSNIHRREEFRHHSYIAAVAIGQICGFGVDSYRLGLQALVNYLSKNS